A genomic segment from Xyrauchen texanus isolate HMW12.3.18 chromosome 21, RBS_HiC_50CHRs, whole genome shotgun sequence encodes:
- the LOC127661291 gene encoding synaptotagmin-11 gives MHKTDHIIADCEKYDIDIVAIQEHQHRTSDTVGYSHHKQRSNWTLAHSDSSSICHGVAILYNSKIAQLTTSVTVKSECIIIAHIKGNPKFVYSCFSIVHLQMLLAVGLAIVCFCLVIGCIICWWHQKSHPSDDKQVGLFQPSLPTNHVTVTLSPAPSINTLPIKQQYEELDGEVLDYPSLNSSSTPSEDDFSFFSLPHDPTEIKGPQKSRFTLRRLSSPTVPSTPTKPAVRGRSSLPTIPKLSLVAKTRRALDRRSTGIVDNLLHSENSSLTTCDSLSSLQQALSQRHYGSISRHNSSSHKPTPSLHFTLVFSPTEGRLTVTILGLYRGSRRLRGTKVRASLPPLCTTPLHGGPMRRHSLSTETPPLVFHLQVRSAEELRSCTLRLEVSSRDFSGLRETSVGELELACADIDWEPDFMVTLNHQLNPFRSKKRKSQSSQDAVGDIERSVFPVRFLGQLLILLQYQTLAHRMKVMVRKAENLPKLTRMPGTPDHYVVINLCHNKKVISTKETKAASGPNAVWNAPFLFDLPAGDISQLPLVLEFIVMQGRLYTKSCFLGLVLIGHEGPEVGNQHWKEMCSRSQVETARWHELLPVNP, from the exons ATGCACAAAACTGATCATATTATAGCCGACTGCGAGAAATACGACATCGACATCGTAGCAATCCAAGAGCACCAGCATAGAACATCTGATACGGTGGGCTATAGTCATCACAAACAACGCAGCAACTGGACTCTGGCACACTCAGACTCATCATCCATCTGCCATGGAGTAGCCATTCTGTACAACAGCAAGATTGCTCAGTTAACCACCTCAGTCACGGTCAAATCGGAGTGCATAATAATCGCACATATCAAGGGCAATCCAAAA TTTGTGTATTCTTGCTTTTCAATAGTGCATCTTCAAATGTTATTGGCTGTTGGCTTGGCCATCGTATGTTTCTGCCTGGTGATTGGCTGCATCATCTGTTGGTGGCACCAGAAGTCCCACCCCTCAGATGACAAGCAAGTGGGGCTATTCCAACCCTCTTTACCCACAAATCATGTGACTGTAACTCTTAGCCCTGCCCCCTCTATCAACACTCTGCCAATCAAACAGCAATATGAAGAGTTGGATGGAGAAGTCCTGGACTATCCCTCTCTTAACAGCAGCTCCACCCCTTCAGAAGAcgacttttcatttttttctctgcCCCATGATCCGACTGAAATTAAGGGACCTCAGAAGTCTCGTTTTACTCTACGACGTCTTAGCTCCCCCACAGTACCCTCCACACCTACTAAACCTGCTGTCCGAGGCCGTTCCTCACTCCCAACAATTCCTAAACTCAGCCTAGTGGCAAAGACCCGCCGAGCACTTGATCGCAGAAGCACCGGGATTGTTGATAACCTCCTGCATTCAGAAAACAGCAGTCTAACCACCTGCGATTCTCTCTCTAGTCTCCAGCAGGCGCTCTCTCAAAGGCATTATGGCTCCATTTCCAGACATAACTCCAGTTCGCACAAACCCACACCATCACTTCACTTCACCTTGGTCTTCTCACCTACAGAGGGTAGACTCACAGTCACTATTCTGGGTCTCTACCGGGGCTCTAGGAGACTGAGAGGAACAAAAGTCAGGGCTAGCCTGCCTCCACTTTGCACCACACCGCTGCACGGCGGCCCTATGCGCAGACATAGCCTTAGTACAGAAACGCCACCACTGGTGTTCCATCTGCAGGTGAGATCAGCTGAAGAGCTTCGTTCCTGCACCCTCAGATTGGAAGTATCTAGCAGAGATTTCTCTGGCCTGAGGGAGACGTCTGTGGGTGAACTCGAGCTGGCATGTGCGGACATCGACTGGGAGCCCGATTTCATGGTCACCCTTAATCATCAACTCAACCCTTTTAGGAGCAAGAAAAGGAAG AGTCAGAGTTCTCAAGATGCAGTGGGGGATATTGAGCGTTCTGTTTTTCCTGTGAGATTTTTGGGTCAACTCCTGATTCTGCTGCAGTATCAGACACTAGCACACCGAATGAAAGTGATGGTGCGAAAAGCTGAGAACCTGCCCAAACTTACCAGAATGCCTGGAACCCcag ATCACTATGTTGTCATCAACCTATGtcataataaaaaagtaatcagCACTAAGGAGACAAAGGCCGCCAGTGGACCAAACGCTGTTTGGAACGCTCCCTTTCTGTTTGATTTACCAGCTGGTGACATAAGCCAACTTCCTCTAGTCTTGGAGTTCATCGTAATGCAG GGAAGACTGTACACCAAGAGTTGCTTTCTTGGTCTTGTTCTGATTGGACACGAGGGTCCCGAAGTGGGAAACCAGCACTGGAAAGAGATGTGCAGCAGGTCGCAGGTGGAGACAGCACGCTGGCATGAACTTCTACCGGTCAATCCATAG